One region of Metallosphaera sedula DSM 5348 genomic DNA includes:
- a CDS encoding PadR family transcriptional regulator: protein MILFSLNESPKNGIEIMKEIESMTKGWWRPSPGSLYPMLAKMSQEGFIRRREDGKYELTEIGKEEIEIIRQRMAMMSSFKESMRHEASSPEEILEEMEFYVDYLEDLKKNDPTKISNLTDRIKRLSERLMKVVS from the coding sequence GTGATCCTATTCTCCCTGAACGAGTCACCCAAGAACGGAATAGAGATAATGAAAGAAATTGAAAGCATGACGAAGGGATGGTGGAGACCCTCGCCCGGCTCCCTGTATCCCATGCTCGCAAAAATGTCCCAAGAGGGGTTCATAAGGAGGAGAGAGGACGGAAAATACGAGTTAACTGAAATAGGTAAGGAGGAAATAGAGATAATTAGACAGAGAATGGCCATGATGTCCAGTTTCAAGGAAAGCATGAGACATGAGGCCTCATCTCCCGAGGAAATTCTAGAGGAGATGGAATTTTATGTGGATTATCTGGAGGATCTAAAGAAGAACGACCCAACCAAGATCAGCAACCTGACAGATAGAATTAAAAGACTTAGCGAGAGATTAATGAAGGTGGTATCATGA
- a CDS encoding NifB/NifX family molybdenum-iron cluster-binding protein, whose amino-acid sequence MKVAIPVTNGMVDGPGEGLKVRIYEVDKEVKLLEEYDNPALTAMAARGIYMLRSALDKGVTAFIVAEIGPPGVRFLEGKAKIYLAEGKVEGVLNKLIKGELKETHEPTHGEHHSHGHH is encoded by the coding sequence ATGAAGGTAGCAATTCCTGTGACAAATGGAATGGTTGACGGACCTGGAGAGGGCCTCAAGGTAAGAATTTACGAGGTGGATAAGGAGGTCAAGCTGTTAGAGGAGTACGATAACCCTGCACTTACGGCAATGGCTGCTAGGGGGATATACATGCTTAGGTCTGCTCTGGATAAGGGAGTGACTGCCTTTATCGTCGCCGAGATTGGCCCACCAGGGGTTAGGTTTCTGGAGGGAAAAGCCAAGATATACCTGGCAGAGGGCAAAGTCGAGGGTGTCCTCAACAAATTAATCAAGGGAGAACTAAAGGAAACGCATGAGCCTACACATGGGGAACACCACAGTCACGGACATCACTAA
- a CDS encoding APC family permease produces MSKGSQEQRNEEPKRVIGILDLIFISLGGQSPFLSVLTYGVEAYLLAGTGASLAIILGTILVLVNGMSVYILSRKFTKTGGYYTYAYYSLTKRLGFETGWLYLLYSSMYGSAYVLGASYILSTIIPVPAIAVAAIILTISSIFAILGIKPTAKYAIVASLIEIGMMAALAVLFMASTHFYLYNPIPSNINLSTLALAILFGSSIPTGYGSITPLSGEVKNPEKSVPRAIITVILLGGLLAAFDIYGITDHVIYFHLVANQLNLIQLIEDRFGLLTLAFVLFAAANDGILATLTYIMATSRTIFAMSRGGFLPEILGRLETGRGPLYAVIVTVVSFVIIVLGGILITGFNAFLAFSITGLVSLLANIFVHLASDFSLFKISLSKINKRISWLVLSLGGIAFSSYELLQSIRTSSPVIVYFFMGTIILGFLAAEIIEMSESGKEEDYPERNSQANQQGSHDQANHHEKQQVNGKIRVKRSDGEEVT; encoded by the coding sequence ATGTCAAAGGGATCTCAAGAGCAGCGAAATGAAGAGCCTAAACGGGTCATAGGAATCCTTGACTTAATATTTATCTCCTTGGGTGGACAATCGCCTTTCCTCAGTGTGTTAACCTACGGTGTAGAGGCGTACCTTCTCGCGGGTACGGGAGCGTCACTGGCCATTATACTAGGTACTATCCTGGTTCTAGTTAACGGAATGTCAGTTTATATCTTATCTAGGAAATTTACTAAAACTGGAGGGTATTACACCTACGCATATTATTCCCTAACGAAGAGGCTTGGCTTTGAGACAGGCTGGCTGTATCTCCTCTACTCCTCCATGTACGGTTCGGCATACGTATTAGGCGCCTCCTACATTCTTTCCACAATAATCCCTGTTCCTGCCATCGCGGTTGCAGCAATAATCCTCACTATTTCCAGCATATTTGCAATTTTGGGAATAAAACCCACAGCCAAGTACGCCATAGTTGCAAGCCTGATAGAGATAGGTATGATGGCTGCCCTAGCTGTGCTATTTATGGCCTCCACGCATTTCTACCTTTACAACCCAATTCCGTCCAACATTAATCTGTCCACTCTTGCCTTGGCAATTCTTTTCGGCTCTTCTATTCCCACAGGTTACGGTTCCATAACTCCCTTATCAGGGGAAGTTAAGAATCCAGAAAAGAGTGTTCCAAGGGCTATAATAACTGTCATATTGTTAGGCGGGCTACTGGCCGCATTTGACATTTATGGAATAACGGATCACGTGATCTATTTCCATTTAGTGGCTAATCAATTGAATTTAATTCAGCTTATTGAGGACAGATTCGGTCTATTGACTCTCGCGTTTGTCCTGTTCGCAGCTGCCAACGACGGTATACTAGCCACTTTAACGTATATTATGGCAACCTCTAGAACCATTTTCGCTATGTCTAGGGGAGGATTTTTACCAGAGATACTTGGAAGACTTGAAACGGGAAGAGGTCCGCTTTATGCGGTCATAGTCACTGTGGTAAGTTTCGTGATCATAGTTCTAGGCGGAATTCTGATTACGGGTTTTAATGCCTTCCTTGCCTTTTCAATAACTGGTTTAGTCTCACTACTGGCAAACATATTTGTTCACTTGGCCTCAGATTTCTCTCTCTTCAAGATCTCACTTTCTAAAATAAACAAAAGAATAAGCTGGTTAGTGCTTTCATTGGGAGGTATAGCGTTCTCATCATACGAACTACTTCAGTCAATAAGGACCTCGTCACCAGTGATAGTCTACTTCTTTATGGGAACCATTATCCTAGGATTCCTAGCTGCTGAAATAATAGAAATGAGCGAATCAGGAAAGGAAGAGGACTATCCAGAGAGGAATTCACAGGCAAATCAACAGGGGAGTCATGACCAAGCCAATCATCATGAAAAGCAGCAGGTCAATGGAAAAATCAGGGTGAAAAGGTCGGACGGCGAGGAGGTAACCTAG
- the hel308 gene encoding ATP-dependent DNA helicase Hel308, with protein MKIISVEDLPMDAKVKEVLKRRGIVTLNPVQSEAVEKGLLEGRRLLLTSPTGSGKTLIAELGMISHLLRGGKRAIYVTPLRALTSEKYVTFKDWEILGYKVGMTSGDYDTDDAFLSRYDIVVTTYEKLDSLWRHNPSWLKESDYFILDEFHYLNDGKRGPVVESVAVRSKRRNLLGLSATVSNADAIAEWLNATPVKTNWRPVPLKEGILVNDRKIVLTYTDGVSIQLKGNDGILAYTKKIVEEGGQVLVFRNSRKMAETTARKIAELNFPLKKKEVEDIVSRLREVEDAGSEERNTLAELMSRGVAFHHAGLSKGLRDLIEEGFRRRVIKVITATPTLAAGVNLPARAVVVGDIYRFNRKILGFQEEISVMEYKQMSGRAGRPGYDSEGEAVIVVRNRKDSERIAKKYILSPPEPLESRLGNESAFYSFLLGLASEDGANEEFVRTMAQETFLDHELVKTYLETGLNWLRENEFLSDGVKLTKFGRRVADLYINPFTAKLIKDTLSMSEAENCDIPYLHMLALTPDGPIANVSKPEEDDLLEWAPCPPFTDVPDDEDEAFQYFSALKIALIVHDWIEEVDEDAILSKYGIGSGDLRSIVETMEWLTYSGYQVSKALEWESHADIMFLLNRRVSDGVKEDLLDLVRVPGIGRKRGRLLYQNGLTKPEDLVMNPEKVKALIGEKVGEKVVKDAARVIGGVL; from the coding sequence ATGAAAATAATCAGCGTCGAAGACCTACCCATGGATGCTAAGGTGAAGGAGGTCCTGAAAAGAAGAGGGATAGTTACCTTAAATCCTGTGCAATCTGAGGCAGTGGAAAAGGGGCTACTGGAGGGAAGAAGATTACTTCTGACCTCTCCCACGGGCTCTGGAAAAACGCTCATAGCAGAGCTAGGAATGATATCTCATCTTCTCCGTGGAGGTAAGAGAGCAATTTACGTTACTCCCTTGAGAGCACTCACTTCTGAAAAATATGTTACCTTCAAGGATTGGGAGATCTTAGGTTACAAGGTAGGGATGACTTCCGGGGATTACGATACAGATGACGCGTTTCTGAGCAGGTATGACATTGTGGTCACGACTTATGAGAAGCTGGATTCCCTGTGGAGACATAACCCCTCTTGGTTGAAGGAATCGGACTACTTCATCCTTGACGAATTTCACTATCTAAATGATGGAAAGAGGGGTCCGGTGGTGGAAAGCGTGGCCGTGAGATCCAAGAGGAGGAACTTACTGGGGCTTAGCGCAACTGTAAGCAACGCCGACGCCATTGCGGAGTGGTTAAACGCCACACCCGTGAAAACTAACTGGAGACCTGTCCCCCTCAAGGAAGGTATACTTGTAAATGACAGAAAGATAGTCCTAACCTACACTGACGGGGTAAGCATACAGCTCAAGGGAAATGACGGTATCCTAGCATACACCAAGAAGATTGTGGAGGAGGGTGGTCAGGTTCTAGTATTCAGGAACTCTAGGAAGATGGCTGAGACAACTGCAAGGAAGATAGCGGAGCTGAATTTCCCCCTGAAGAAAAAGGAGGTTGAGGATATAGTCTCTAGGCTCAGAGAAGTTGAGGACGCTGGATCTGAGGAGAGGAACACCCTAGCTGAGCTAATGAGTAGGGGGGTTGCCTTCCATCACGCTGGTCTATCTAAGGGATTGAGAGACTTGATTGAGGAGGGGTTCAGGAGGAGAGTGATCAAGGTGATAACGGCAACTCCTACGCTGGCTGCTGGCGTAAACTTACCAGCAAGGGCAGTTGTGGTAGGGGATATTTACAGGTTCAACAGGAAGATCCTAGGTTTTCAAGAGGAAATCTCTGTGATGGAGTACAAGCAAATGAGTGGAAGGGCAGGAAGACCGGGTTATGATAGTGAAGGCGAGGCAGTCATAGTTGTGAGGAACAGGAAGGACTCCGAGAGGATAGCGAAGAAGTACATTCTTTCCCCACCTGAACCACTTGAATCCAGGCTAGGTAACGAGTCCGCGTTTTACTCCTTTCTGCTGGGGTTAGCGTCAGAGGACGGAGCAAACGAGGAGTTCGTAAGAACTATGGCTCAAGAGACCTTTCTAGATCACGAGCTCGTGAAGACATACCTTGAGACGGGGCTGAACTGGTTGAGAGAGAACGAGTTCCTCAGCGATGGCGTCAAACTGACCAAGTTCGGAAGAAGGGTTGCAGATCTTTACATCAATCCATTCACAGCGAAGTTAATCAAGGATACCCTATCCATGAGTGAGGCCGAAAACTGCGACATTCCATACCTTCACATGTTAGCATTAACGCCCGATGGACCCATAGCTAACGTGAGTAAACCTGAGGAGGATGATCTCTTGGAGTGGGCGCCTTGTCCTCCCTTCACGGATGTGCCAGATGACGAGGATGAAGCCTTTCAATATTTCTCCGCCCTTAAGATCGCGCTCATAGTTCACGACTGGATAGAGGAAGTGGATGAGGATGCGATTCTATCAAAGTACGGAATTGGGTCTGGTGACCTCAGGTCCATAGTCGAAACCATGGAGTGGCTAACCTACTCGGGATATCAAGTGAGCAAGGCCCTAGAGTGGGAGTCGCATGCTGATATCATGTTCCTGCTCAACAGGAGAGTATCAGACGGCGTTAAGGAGGATCTGCTAGACCTAGTGAGAGTTCCTGGAATTGGAAGGAAGAGGGGAAGGTTACTGTATCAGAACGGCTTAACTAAGCCGGAGGACCTAGTCATGAACCCGGAGAAAGTTAAGGCACTCATAGGAGAGAAGGTAGGTGAGAAGGTTGTCAAGGACGCTGCAAGAGTTATTGGAGGAGTTCTTTAG
- a CDS encoding acyl-CoA carboxylase subunit beta, which translates to MTATFEKPDMSKLVEELRALKAKAYMGGGEERVQAQHAKGKLTARERLNLLFDEGTFNEVMTFATTKATEFGLDKSKVYGDGVVTGWGQVEGRTVFAFAQDFTSIGGTLGETHASKIAKVYELALKVGAPVVGINDSGGARIQEGAVALEGYGTVFKANVMASGVVPQITIMAGPAAGGAVYSPALTDFIIMIKGDAYYMFVTGPEITKVVLGEDVSFQDLGGAVIHATKSGVVHFIAENEQDSINITKRLLSYLPSNNMEEPPFMDTGDPADREMKDVESVVPTDTVKPFDMREVIYRTVDNGEFMEVQKHWAQNMVVGFGRVAGNVVGIVANNSAHLGAAIDIDASDKAARFIRFCDAFNIPLISLVDTPGYMPGTDQEYKGIIRHGAKMLYAFAEATVPKVTVVVRRSYGGAHIAMSIKSLGADLIYAWPSAEIAVTGPEGAVRILYRREIQNSKSPDDLIKERIAEYKKLFANPYWAAEKGLIDDVIEPKDTRKVIASALKMLKNKREFRYPKKHGNIPL; encoded by the coding sequence ATGACTGCAACTTTTGAAAAACCGGATATGTCAAAACTAGTTGAGGAATTGAGAGCCCTAAAGGCCAAGGCTTACATGGGTGGAGGAGAGGAGAGAGTACAGGCTCAACATGCTAAGGGCAAGCTGACAGCGAGGGAGAGGTTAAATCTCCTATTCGATGAGGGGACCTTTAACGAGGTCATGACCTTTGCCACGACAAAGGCTACTGAGTTTGGATTGGATAAAAGCAAGGTCTACGGAGACGGCGTAGTAACTGGATGGGGACAGGTCGAGGGAAGGACTGTATTTGCATTTGCCCAGGACTTCACGTCTATAGGAGGCACGCTAGGGGAGACTCACGCGTCTAAAATAGCTAAGGTTTATGAGCTCGCATTAAAGGTTGGAGCACCTGTAGTTGGGATAAATGATTCTGGAGGAGCCAGAATACAAGAGGGCGCAGTCGCACTAGAGGGTTACGGTACGGTCTTTAAGGCCAACGTGATGGCATCTGGCGTAGTTCCCCAGATAACCATAATGGCTGGTCCAGCTGCGGGAGGTGCAGTTTACTCACCAGCCCTCACTGACTTCATAATCATGATAAAGGGCGACGCCTACTACATGTTTGTGACCGGTCCAGAGATCACAAAGGTGGTGTTGGGTGAGGACGTTTCATTCCAAGACCTAGGTGGAGCCGTAATTCACGCAACTAAATCAGGCGTGGTTCACTTCATTGCGGAGAACGAACAAGATTCCATTAACATAACCAAGAGGTTGCTCTCTTACCTACCCTCTAACAACATGGAGGAGCCACCCTTCATGGACACGGGAGACCCTGCGGACAGGGAAATGAAGGACGTGGAGAGCGTTGTTCCAACTGACACCGTCAAGCCCTTTGATATGAGAGAGGTAATATACAGGACTGTGGACAACGGCGAGTTCATGGAGGTGCAGAAGCATTGGGCTCAGAACATGGTGGTTGGATTTGGAAGGGTAGCCGGGAACGTGGTAGGTATAGTAGCAAATAACTCCGCCCATCTGGGGGCAGCCATAGATATAGACGCCTCAGACAAGGCGGCCAGGTTCATAAGGTTCTGTGACGCTTTTAATATTCCCTTGATTAGCTTGGTGGACACTCCTGGTTACATGCCGGGAACAGACCAGGAATATAAGGGCATCATTAGGCACGGAGCAAAGATGTTGTACGCCTTTGCTGAGGCAACAGTTCCCAAGGTCACTGTGGTGGTTAGAAGGTCCTACGGTGGCGCTCACATCGCCATGAGCATAAAGAGCCTTGGAGCGGATCTCATATATGCTTGGCCCTCTGCAGAGATAGCGGTGACTGGGCCTGAGGGGGCCGTGAGGATCCTGTACAGGAGAGAAATTCAGAACAGCAAGTCTCCTGACGATCTCATCAAGGAGAGAATAGCTGAGTACAAGAAGTTGTTCGCCAACCCCTATTGGGCAGCTGAGAAGGGATTGATTGACGACGTAATAGAGCCCAAGGATACGAGGAAGGTAATAGCGTCAGCCTTGAAGATGTTAAAGAACAAGAGGGAGTTCAGGTACCCCAAGAAGCATGGAAATATACCCCTCTAA
- a CDS encoding ABC transporter permease subunit, whose protein sequence is MIFPLLALLAVGVTVGRVFITIILSIVTGWLLGYLALKNRAFENVYISLSEVLESVPVISFFPVVLIFFVSDIGGFLGTQLAVIFLVFTAVVWNIWMGIYQAFKTVPENLNEVAENLRLGFLGKMSKLYIPFSIPRIAANLIPSFADAMFYITVSEVFSVGNSNYAVFGIGSLISRLTTLGLYNQALYALGILAVVVVFITFGLREFASFSVQRYGLDTESSNKALRRGRFRIRYSAKVSNAIAPVSKLARYVTRSKTVPVDVDEEEEKVRQWGKIGIVIAALFLLGISYSVFTVIRSVSPQTWSFLISSTPYDLVLIGIDYMRVGVISVVSLLIAIFVGYWLSVHERTERVVIPMIQTVASFPAPAYFPLLYGATYPILRPVLGGFTSEFYVLLLGFISTFYYVFYSYWMGIKNMPKEYWEVMDNLNLTFWQRLRRVVIPSAMPYIVAGLTSTVNSAWGGLAIGEYWPDIYDGRTLEVHQGLMRELALADSQGKLALVGWLSILFAIVVVIYSLFFTRKLMDLARQKYVAEEGIYAA, encoded by the coding sequence TTGATTTTTCCGCTTCTAGCATTACTCGCCGTTGGAGTTACGGTGGGGAGAGTATTTATCACGATCATTCTCTCCATTGTAACTGGATGGCTCCTAGGTTATCTGGCCTTAAAGAATAGGGCCTTCGAGAACGTGTATATTTCCCTGTCAGAGGTCCTGGAGTCAGTCCCCGTTATCTCCTTCTTCCCCGTTGTACTCATCTTCTTTGTCTCGGATATAGGAGGGTTTCTCGGTACTCAACTAGCTGTAATATTCCTCGTATTCACTGCCGTAGTCTGGAACATATGGATGGGAATTTATCAAGCCTTCAAGACCGTTCCTGAGAACCTGAACGAGGTAGCTGAGAACTTAAGGCTTGGGTTTCTTGGCAAGATGTCCAAACTATACATCCCCTTCTCGATTCCTAGGATTGCAGCTAACCTGATCCCCAGTTTTGCGGACGCAATGTTCTACATAACCGTGAGTGAGGTCTTCAGTGTAGGCAATAGTAATTACGCAGTATTCGGTATTGGGTCCCTGATCTCTAGGCTAACCACGCTTGGACTCTACAACCAGGCCCTTTACGCCCTGGGAATTCTAGCGGTGGTTGTAGTTTTCATTACCTTTGGCCTTAGGGAATTTGCCTCCTTCTCGGTTCAAAGATATGGCCTTGATACGGAATCCTCCAACAAGGCCTTGAGGAGAGGGAGGTTTAGGATTAGATATTCTGCGAAGGTAAGCAATGCCATAGCCCCTGTAAGCAAATTAGCTAGATATGTAACAAGGAGCAAAACAGTTCCTGTAGATGTAGATGAAGAGGAGGAGAAAGTACGCCAATGGGGAAAGATCGGGATAGTGATTGCGGCTCTCTTCCTCCTAGGAATATCATACTCCGTGTTCACAGTGATACGAAGCGTATCTCCTCAAACCTGGAGCTTCTTAATTTCTTCAACTCCGTACGACCTAGTCCTAATAGGAATAGATTACATGAGAGTCGGGGTAATATCTGTCGTTTCCTTGTTGATCGCCATCTTTGTGGGATACTGGCTCTCTGTCCACGAGAGAACCGAGAGAGTGGTCATCCCAATGATTCAGACCGTGGCCTCCTTCCCGGCACCAGCATATTTCCCTCTTCTATACGGGGCAACATACCCAATCCTGAGACCGGTTTTAGGCGGTTTCACCAGCGAGTTTTACGTCCTCCTGCTGGGCTTCATCTCCACCTTCTATTACGTCTTTTATAGTTACTGGATGGGGATAAAGAACATGCCCAAGGAGTACTGGGAAGTGATGGATAACTTGAACTTAACCTTTTGGCAAAGGTTGAGAAGGGTGGTAATCCCCTCAGCCATGCCATACATAGTGGCAGGGTTAACGAGTACGGTGAACAGTGCATGGGGAGGCCTGGCCATAGGAGAGTACTGGCCAGATATATATGACGGGAGAACCCTCGAGGTACATCAGGGACTAATGAGGGAGCTGGCACTAGCAGATAGTCAGGGCAAACTTGCTCTAGTGGGTTGGCTTTCAATCCTTTTCGCCATTGTTGTGGTTATATACTCCCTCTTCTTCACTAGGAAGCTCATGGATCTAGCTAGACAGAAATACGTGGCTGAGGAAGGGATATACGCTGCCTAA
- a CDS encoding ABC transporter ATP-binding protein, with amino-acid sequence MRTEENQLTAIVGPSGVGKSTLLRILGGFIRPSEGEVRLMGKKVLHPTPRIALIHQSIATFPWLTALENVKLGLKYRKLPKEEEEKIARKMLELVGLQGFEDFYPKQMSGGMRQRVAIARALAADPYVLLMDEPFAHLDELTAEGLRQEIYSTIFSEDTSLKTAVMVSHNMNEVVELSDKVYVLNGSPATVVGEVIIDLERPRNPKDPRFQEYLDTLYKLLTPVKKRVKES; translated from the coding sequence ATTAGGACGGAGGAGAATCAACTTACCGCCATAGTTGGACCGTCTGGAGTGGGAAAATCGACTCTGCTTAGGATACTAGGTGGGTTCATAAGACCCTCCGAAGGGGAAGTAAGGCTAATGGGAAAGAAGGTTCTACATCCTACCCCCAGGATAGCCCTCATTCACCAGTCCATAGCAACCTTCCCCTGGTTAACCGCTTTGGAAAACGTTAAGCTTGGTCTGAAGTACAGGAAACTTCCGAAGGAGGAGGAAGAGAAGATAGCCAGAAAGATGCTTGAGCTCGTTGGGCTTCAGGGATTTGAGGACTTTTACCCTAAGCAGATGAGTGGAGGAATGAGGCAGAGGGTAGCCATAGCTAGGGCCCTGGCAGCCGATCCCTATGTTCTTCTCATGGATGAGCCCTTTGCTCATTTGGACGAATTGACTGCCGAAGGTCTGAGGCAGGAGATTTACTCCACCATATTCAGTGAGGACACCTCTCTCAAGACCGCTGTCATGGTTTCCCACAACATGAATGAGGTTGTGGAGCTATCAGACAAGGTTTACGTATTGAATGGAAGCCCAGCTACAGTCGTGGGAGAGGTGATCATAGACCTGGAGAGGCCTAGAAACCCTAAGGATCCGAGATTCCAGGAATATCTGGACACGTTGTATAAACTTCTCACCCCCGTTAAGAAAAGGGTGAAGGAGAGTTGA
- a CDS encoding DEAD/DEAH box helicase — translation MDFPLAERFFREYESNRDINYLISAPTGSGKTHIAKRVLVEDEGISVYVSPLKALSREVYLSVRDRTNAVMADSDVYEDDLRKMKGDVLLATYEKFDSAIRHNYTWLNDVSRIVIDEVHNVETDRGLALENLVLWAKSRRVPVIALSATLSDPERYVTWLNAKLISHEKRVVPLHECVAYPYVLKCGNWQENLKPSRLTRPRFELLVLVLQRIVSMGKNALVFVKSRRSAETLAQELQRRDFRAHHYHSGMPHEDRKKVLDMLLEGNLNVVVSTTALGQGVNLPVYAVVFYELKLPNVDERGEFKGWKDISPSEFRQMAGRAGRPRYDKEGMVIIIANSDKFATQLEERYYRGSTRGEGVKPDLDTLSLAFVSWNDGVEMDELGRSINSTFNFRGVGYTLVESSISRLRDMKLVMTDRGVTVTPLGRAVAVSYIDVKALSGFPIDNKDADLVSVIAGSPAVAQALRGCKEGRELLNRWMNGNSLDGICEKLTSKDLMEVISNAKWISFALFRVLRALGDDRYRKALEIHDSLKYGVPSEGVKLARSGLPRDAVMSLISLDVKDLRELCMKVGYRELRDELRRSNVQIEVLCRSVYSQDPLTFDVRRAIQEFRQREFSLREVSSKFGEDVLREMVRLRVLRKRGDKYIIRDLERDTTG, via the coding sequence ATGGACTTTCCACTGGCCGAGAGGTTCTTCAGGGAGTACGAGAGCAACAGGGATATCAATTACCTGATTTCCGCGCCCACCGGTAGTGGGAAGACTCACATTGCCAAGAGGGTTCTAGTCGAAGACGAGGGAATATCTGTTTACGTCTCTCCCTTGAAGGCCTTGTCCAGGGAGGTATATCTCTCAGTTAGGGACAGAACCAACGCCGTGATGGCTGACTCGGACGTTTATGAGGACGACCTAAGAAAGATGAAGGGAGACGTCCTCCTCGCTACCTATGAAAAGTTTGACAGTGCAATACGCCATAACTACACCTGGCTCAACGACGTCTCGAGAATCGTCATAGATGAGGTTCATAACGTCGAGACCGACAGGGGGCTGGCACTTGAGAACCTTGTCCTCTGGGCCAAGTCCAGGAGAGTCCCCGTGATTGCCCTGAGCGCGACCCTTAGCGACCCTGAGAGATACGTGACTTGGTTAAATGCAAAGCTAATTTCGCACGAGAAGAGGGTAGTTCCCCTCCACGAGTGCGTGGCCTATCCCTACGTTCTCAAGTGCGGTAATTGGCAGGAGAACCTGAAACCGTCCAGGCTCACTCGTCCCAGATTTGAGTTGTTGGTGTTAGTTCTCCAGAGGATAGTCTCCATGGGAAAGAATGCTCTGGTCTTCGTGAAGAGCAGGAGGTCTGCAGAAACCCTGGCACAGGAGCTTCAGAGGAGGGACTTCAGGGCTCATCACTACCATAGCGGAATGCCTCACGAGGACAGAAAGAAGGTTCTCGACATGTTATTGGAGGGAAACCTCAACGTCGTGGTATCCACCACCGCTCTGGGTCAGGGGGTCAATCTCCCAGTTTATGCCGTCGTCTTTTACGAGCTAAAGTTGCCAAACGTTGATGAGAGGGGAGAATTCAAGGGCTGGAAAGACATTTCCCCATCCGAGTTCAGGCAGATGGCTGGAAGGGCAGGGAGGCCCAGGTATGACAAGGAGGGAATGGTTATCATCATAGCCAACTCCGATAAGTTTGCGACCCAACTAGAGGAGAGGTACTACCGTGGGAGTACTAGGGGTGAGGGAGTGAAACCGGATCTGGACACTCTTTCCTTGGCCTTTGTGTCCTGGAATGACGGCGTTGAAATGGATGAACTTGGAAGATCAATAAACTCTACCTTCAACTTCAGGGGGGTAGGGTACACTCTCGTCGAGTCCTCGATCTCGAGACTAAGGGATATGAAGCTGGTCATGACGGACCGAGGAGTTACAGTAACGCCTTTGGGAAGGGCAGTAGCAGTGAGCTACATTGATGTAAAGGCCCTGTCAGGCTTTCCCATAGATAACAAGGACGCCGACCTAGTGTCCGTGATAGCAGGTTCCCCTGCGGTTGCACAGGCCTTGAGGGGATGCAAAGAGGGAAGGGAGCTTCTCAACAGATGGATGAATGGAAATAGTCTAGATGGAATTTGCGAGAAACTGACGTCGAAGGATCTCATGGAGGTGATCTCCAATGCCAAATGGATTTCCTTTGCCCTGTTTCGTGTTTTGAGGGCTCTAGGGGATGACAGGTATCGCAAGGCTCTGGAAATTCACGACAGCCTCAAGTACGGAGTGCCCTCGGAGGGCGTGAAACTGGCTAGATCAGGTTTACCTAGAGATGCCGTGATGAGCTTGATCTCCCTGGACGTCAAGGATCTGAGGGAACTGTGCATGAAGGTAGGTTACAGGGAGCTCAGGGACGAACTGAGAAGGTCCAATGTTCAGATCGAGGTGCTATGCAGGAGCGTCTACTCCCAAGACCCCCTAACCTTTGATGTTAGGAGGGCAATACAGGAATTTCGGCAAAGGGAATTTAGTCTCAGGGAGGTATCCTCCAAGTTTGGAGAGGATGTTCTGAGAGAGATGGTGAGGTTGCGAGTTCTAAGGAAGAGAGGGGATAAGTACATAATACGAGATCTGGAACGTGACACCACGGGATAA